The Limisphaera ngatamarikiensis genome window below encodes:
- the rpsB gene encoding 30S ribosomal protein S2 — MLSIGIKELLDAGVHFGHQTRRWNPKMKPYIFDARNGIHIIDLSKTLAHLESACSFLREVVLRGDRIIFVGTKKQAQQVIRDTAKECGQFWVTERWLGGTLTNFVTIRRSMGRLDELEKLETSGAINNYVKQEQSRLRREAARLRKYFEGIRGMDRLPGAVFVVDTKREHNAVAEARKKKIPVVAIVDTNCDPDEVDYPIPGNDDAIRSIRLILGVVAQTILQARAEFESRQARRGEGRAEAGAAAGAAAAAESPAASGVAEGAAAAEVPSSAAATPVEVAAPASGVEPAGQETGTAAPAA; from the coding sequence GTGCTGAGCATTGGCATCAAGGAACTGCTGGATGCCGGCGTGCATTTCGGTCATCAAACGCGCCGGTGGAATCCGAAGATGAAACCCTACATCTTCGATGCACGCAACGGCATCCACATCATTGACCTGAGCAAGACGCTGGCGCATTTGGAGTCGGCCTGTAGTTTCCTGCGGGAGGTGGTGCTGCGCGGCGATCGGATCATCTTCGTGGGGACCAAAAAGCAGGCACAGCAGGTCATCCGCGACACCGCCAAGGAGTGCGGTCAATTCTGGGTCACCGAGCGGTGGCTGGGCGGGACCCTGACCAATTTTGTTACCATCCGCCGTTCGATGGGGCGGCTGGATGAGCTGGAGAAGCTGGAGACCAGCGGCGCGATCAACAATTACGTGAAACAGGAACAATCCCGGCTCCGGCGGGAGGCGGCCCGGTTGCGGAAGTATTTTGAAGGGATCCGGGGCATGGACCGTCTGCCGGGCGCGGTGTTTGTGGTGGACACCAAACGGGAACACAACGCGGTCGCTGAAGCCCGCAAGAAGAAGATCCCGGTGGTCGCGATCGTGGACACGAACTGTGACCCGGACGAGGTGGATTATCCGATTCCGGGCAACGACGACGCGATTCGGTCGATTCGTCTGATTTTGGGAGTGGTGGCGCAGACGATTTTGCAGGCGCGCGCCGAGTTTGAATCGCGCCAGGCCCGGCGCGGCGAGGGCCGTGCGGAGGCCGGGGCTGCGGCTGGGGCCGCAGCGGCGGCGGAGTCACCGGCTGCATCGGGTGTGGCTGAAGGTGCCGCGGCCGCCGAGGTGCCTTCCTCTGCTGCGGCGACCCCTGTGGAGGTGGCCGCGCCCGCCTCCGGTGTGGAGCCTGCCGGGCAGGAGACCGGGACCGCGGCGCCTGCCGCTTGA
- the gatC gene encoding Asp-tRNA(Asn)/Glu-tRNA(Gln) amidotransferase subunit GatC → MSAPSGNVPAGMDVRYIAHLARLELTDEEAALFQAQLGQILAYVDQLKQLDVSGIEPTAHAVPRVNVMRADEPRPGLSREEALANAPARTNGLFLVPKIVE, encoded by the coding sequence ATGAGCGCTCCATCCGGCAACGTCCCCGCGGGCATGGACGTCCGCTACATCGCGCACCTGGCGCGGTTGGAGCTCACGGACGAGGAGGCCGCCCTGTTCCAGGCCCAGCTCGGTCAAATCCTCGCCTACGTGGATCAGCTCAAGCAGCTGGACGTGTCCGGCATCGAACCCACGGCTCACGCCGTGCCGCGCGTCAACGTGATGCGGGCTGATGAACCGCGCCCGGGTCTTTCCCGGGAGGAAGCCCTGGCCAACGCCCCCGCCCGGACCAACGGCCTGTTTCTGGTGCCAAAAATCGTGGAGTGA
- the tsf gene encoding translation elongation factor Ts, producing MAEITAAQVAKLREITNAGMMDCKRALMEAQGDMEKAIEILRKKGAATAAHKAAREAREGVIVAHVLPGARAGVLVEVNCETDFVARNEMFRNFAQEVAARLAVDPNADVESLRQDAVSRIRENLRIARHARLEVQGCGMIAAYIHTGAQIGVLVEVGAGREETVASDAFKQLVRDITLQIAASSPLAVSREQLPESIVAKEREIAAAQVKGKPPAVVQKIVEGKLEKFYQTVCLLDQGYVKQNSEISVREYIERVGRELNDQIVVRRFLRFQVGETTA from the coding sequence ATGGCTGAGATCACAGCTGCACAGGTTGCCAAACTGCGCGAGATCACCAACGCGGGCATGATGGATTGCAAACGCGCGTTGATGGAGGCGCAGGGCGACATGGAGAAGGCGATTGAAATCCTGCGCAAGAAGGGGGCGGCCACGGCGGCGCACAAGGCGGCGCGCGAGGCCCGGGAAGGGGTCATCGTTGCGCATGTGCTGCCCGGGGCCCGTGCCGGCGTGCTGGTGGAGGTCAACTGCGAGACCGATTTCGTGGCGCGAAACGAAATGTTTCGCAATTTCGCCCAGGAGGTGGCCGCGCGGCTGGCGGTGGACCCCAACGCGGACGTGGAGAGTCTCCGGCAGGACGCCGTCAGCCGGATTCGGGAGAACCTGCGCATTGCGCGGCATGCCCGTCTGGAGGTGCAGGGTTGTGGCATGATTGCCGCCTACATCCACACCGGCGCCCAGATCGGCGTGTTGGTGGAGGTGGGGGCCGGCCGCGAGGAAACCGTGGCTTCCGACGCCTTCAAGCAACTGGTGCGTGACATCACGCTGCAAATTGCGGCGTCCTCGCCCCTGGCGGTGTCGCGGGAACAGTTGCCCGAGTCCATTGTGGCCAAGGAACGGGAGATCGCGGCCGCGCAGGTGAAGGGCAAACCCCCGGCGGTGGTGCAAAAGATCGTCGAGGGCAAGCTCGAAAAGTTTTATCAGACCGTCTGTCTGCTGGACCAGGGTTACGTGAAACAGAACTCGGAGATCAGCGTGCGGGAGTACATCGAGCGCGTGGGACGGGAACTGAACGACCAGATTGTGGTGCGGCGGTTCCTGCGGTTTCAGGTGGGCGAAACCACGGCCTGA
- the bamD gene encoding outer membrane protein assembly factor BamD, translating to MKRVLFWAGCLLWLGLLTPVRVPAPLIYTPGEGWTYEPVGGEGKWRRARAKDQLDVARAAFEQGDYRTAIRAARRVIRVWPLSDYAPEAQFLLGRCYEARKQDERAFREYQRFIEKYPRAEQVEEALERQYAIALRFLNGQWFKLWGYIPFFPSMSKTAEMLEKVVHNGPFSSVGPGAQLAVGTAREKARDYDLAVKAYETAADRYFDQPDVAAEAMYRAGMAWLKQARTAEYDQSAAGKAIAAFTDFLSLYPNDPRAAEARQHISDLKREQARGHFEIGRFYEKNRQWAGALIYYNEVLLLDPTSSYADEARRRIELLKPRVRPRETARANQP from the coding sequence GTGAAACGTGTCCTGTTTTGGGCAGGTTGCCTGCTCTGGCTCGGCCTGTTGACGCCGGTTCGAGTGCCCGCGCCGCTGATTTACACGCCGGGCGAGGGCTGGACTTATGAACCGGTGGGAGGGGAGGGAAAGTGGCGTCGGGCCCGGGCCAAGGATCAACTGGACGTGGCGCGGGCAGCGTTCGAGCAGGGGGATTACCGAACAGCGATCAGGGCGGCCCGACGGGTGATCCGGGTATGGCCGCTGTCGGACTACGCGCCCGAGGCGCAGTTTTTGCTGGGCCGTTGCTACGAGGCCCGCAAGCAGGACGAAAGGGCGTTCCGAGAGTATCAGCGGTTCATCGAGAAATACCCCAGGGCCGAGCAGGTGGAGGAGGCGCTGGAACGCCAATACGCCATCGCCCTGCGTTTTTTGAACGGTCAATGGTTCAAGCTCTGGGGGTACATCCCGTTCTTCCCCTCCATGAGCAAAACGGCCGAGATGCTGGAAAAGGTGGTGCACAACGGCCCGTTCAGTTCCGTGGGACCCGGGGCCCAGCTGGCCGTCGGCACCGCGCGCGAAAAGGCCCGGGACTACGACCTGGCCGTGAAGGCCTACGAAACGGCGGCCGATCGGTACTTTGATCAGCCCGACGTGGCCGCCGAGGCGATGTACCGGGCGGGCATGGCCTGGCTCAAACAGGCGCGCACCGCCGAGTACGATCAGAGCGCGGCGGGCAAGGCCATCGCTGCCTTTACGGATTTCCTGTCGCTGTACCCGAATGATCCCCGGGCTGCCGAGGCCCGACAACACATCTCCGACCTGAAACGGGAACAGGCCCGCGGCCACTTCGAAATCGGCCGGTTCTACGAAAAGAACCGTCAGTGGGCCGGCGCGCTCATCTACTACAACGAGGTCCTCCTCCTGGATCCCACCTCGTCGTACGCCGACGAGGCGCGGCGCAGGATCGAACTGCTGAAGCCCCGCGTGCGCCCCCGGGAAACCGCCCGCGCAAACCAGCCATGA
- a CDS encoding HAD family hydrolase yields MKVRAVLFDIYGTLFRVGLPPADADLQWQQLFEEMLGGPPPLNRLHFAAACSRAVARRHETARARGIPHPEVLWPAVVTEVIPELRRLPQSQLDRFIYRQMQIGRHIELYPGAVPVLRMLSTRHCFLGLVSNAQAYTLLELKLHLGRAGLDLEHFRPDLRFFSFEHGYAKPDPHVFQWVTNRLDSLGVGPTETLMVGDRLDNDIEPARVFGLQTWHLQTATGDGRTSGSWDRLRAWLEQTTAGAESASDTRS; encoded by the coding sequence ATGAAAGTGCGGGCCGTGCTGTTCGACATCTACGGGACGCTCTTCCGGGTGGGTTTACCGCCGGCGGACGCGGATCTGCAGTGGCAGCAGCTCTTCGAAGAGATGCTCGGTGGACCCCCACCACTGAACCGGTTGCATTTCGCGGCTGCGTGCAGCCGGGCGGTCGCACGACGGCACGAGACCGCCCGGGCACGCGGCATTCCCCATCCCGAGGTGCTCTGGCCCGCGGTGGTGACGGAGGTGATCCCGGAGTTGCGGCGGTTACCACAATCGCAGCTGGACCGGTTCATCTACCGCCAGATGCAGATCGGCCGGCATATCGAGTTGTACCCCGGGGCGGTACCGGTGCTGCGGATGTTGTCCACCCGCCACTGTTTCCTGGGTCTGGTGTCGAATGCCCAGGCCTACACCCTGCTCGAACTGAAGCTCCACCTCGGCCGGGCGGGGCTGGACCTGGAACATTTCCGACCCGACCTGCGGTTTTTCTCGTTCGAGCACGGCTACGCCAAACCCGACCCGCACGTGTTCCAGTGGGTCACCAACCGGCTGGATTCCCTGGGCGTGGGCCCGACCGAGACGCTGATGGTGGGCGACCGTCTGGACAACGACATCGAGCCGGCCCGGGTCTTCGGCCTGCAGACCTGGCACCTGCAGACCGCAACCGGCGACGGTCGCACCAGCGGTTCCTGGGACCGACTGCGCGCCTGGCTGGAACAAACCACTGCAGGGGCGGAGTCCGCGTCGGACACGCGTTCCTGA
- the lptE gene encoding LPS assembly lipoprotein LptE: MNSRFTACWLFLLLCLTGGCAGYRLGAPGPGDKVGRTLRVLPVVNETLEPRLSEFVTTALRRQIQHDGTFRLTTGDDDPADWVLRATVIALERHGVSFNPNDIVRPQDFELILRTRVRVTDRTTGQVWLDRTFEGRRLMRIGPDLTSSERQALPLVAEDLARQVVLALAEGDW; the protein is encoded by the coding sequence ATGAACTCGCGGTTCACAGCCTGCTGGCTGTTTCTCCTGCTCTGTCTGACCGGGGGCTGCGCCGGATACCGCCTGGGCGCGCCCGGCCCCGGCGACAAGGTCGGTCGCACCCTGCGGGTCCTGCCCGTGGTGAACGAAACCTTGGAACCCCGGTTGAGCGAGTTCGTCACCACCGCACTGCGCCGCCAGATCCAACACGACGGGACGTTCCGCCTGACCACGGGCGACGACGACCCGGCGGACTGGGTCCTCCGCGCCACGGTGATTGCCCTGGAGCGGCACGGTGTCAGTTTCAACCCCAACGACATCGTCCGGCCCCAGGACTTCGAGCTGATCCTGCGCACCCGGGTGCGTGTGACCGACCGCACCACGGGTCAGGTCTGGCTGGACCGCACGTTTGAAGGGCGGCGACTCATGCGGATCGGCCCCGACCTGACCAGCAGCGAACGGCAGGCCCTACCGCTGGTGGCGGAGGATCTGGCCCGGCAGGTCGTGCTGGCCCTGGCCGAAGGTGATTGGTGA
- a CDS encoding HPr family phosphocarrier protein translates to MSGSTANEKVPTLRKSVVITNKLGLHARPAALFVKTANRFASEVLVEKDGETINGKSIMGLMMLAAGPGSRLTLHVRGADAPQALAELEALVKNKFNEE, encoded by the coding sequence ATGAGCGGCTCAACGGCCAACGAAAAGGTTCCCACTCTCCGCAAGAGTGTTGTGATCACCAACAAGCTGGGGCTTCACGCCCGCCCGGCCGCCCTTTTCGTCAAAACCGCCAACCGGTTTGCCTCCGAGGTCCTTGTGGAAAAAGACGGCGAAACCATCAACGGCAAAAGCATCATGGGCCTGATGATGCTGGCTGCCGGGCCGGGCAGCCGCCTGACCCTCCACGTGCGCGGGGCGGATGCGCCGCAGGCCCTGGCCGAATTGGAGGCCCTGGTCAAAAACAAATTCAACGAGGAATGA
- a CDS encoding glycosyltransferase family 4 protein produces the protein MHLVVVHYHYRPGGVRRVVELGLHALLSHRPGAWHSVTLAGGEAPETAWWEALRAQHPEVHWQLAVDPALGYTAESRLTSVERRRRLRRFWSELFRPFPDGSAVVWLHNPGLGRNLFLVRELLQAGARRGFRIIAHHHDWWFEHRWQRWAELRRHGARSLAQVAGVVFATHPAVRHAVINRRDASVLGRYLGRQVGWLPNLVQPVRSTPETRVQTARQWLRNHPLIRGRPVWIVPCRLLRRKNLAEALLLTRWLLPEGCLLTTGGPSSEEEIPYARALTEAARRHQWPVALGALAEGGPDSPDVLALMRVSEAVLLTSIQEGFGLPYLEAAAVGRPLIARRLPAVVPDLRSMGFTFPQMYDDVRIPAGCLDWAAERRRLQRGFDRWRRGLPGALRRHPALQPWWEREPGHVAFSSLTLEGQLEVLRLPAEESRAACAALNPWLEEWRQRAGRGQLVVTPWPATAQRWMSPAAYARRFLRLLRRRLDPPPADAARKVQEAMLEKTLAVALRHPLLWAPSP, from the coding sequence ATGCATTTGGTGGTGGTGCATTATCATTACCGGCCCGGCGGCGTTCGACGGGTGGTGGAGCTGGGGTTGCACGCCCTGCTCTCCCATCGGCCCGGGGCGTGGCACTCGGTGACGCTGGCGGGCGGTGAAGCCCCCGAAACCGCCTGGTGGGAAGCCCTGCGGGCGCAGCACCCCGAAGTTCACTGGCAACTGGCGGTGGACCCGGCGCTCGGTTACACGGCCGAATCACGGTTAACCTCCGTTGAGCGGCGGAGGCGGTTGCGCCGGTTCTGGTCGGAACTTTTCCGGCCGTTCCCGGACGGATCGGCCGTGGTGTGGTTGCATAATCCGGGCCTGGGCCGAAACCTGTTTCTGGTTCGGGAACTTTTGCAGGCCGGTGCCCGGCGCGGGTTCCGGATCATCGCCCATCATCACGACTGGTGGTTTGAACATCGCTGGCAACGGTGGGCCGAGCTGCGGCGGCACGGTGCACGGTCGCTGGCCCAAGTGGCCGGGGTCGTATTTGCCACCCATCCCGCGGTGCGCCACGCAGTGATCAACCGGCGCGATGCCTCGGTATTGGGACGTTATCTGGGACGGCAGGTGGGCTGGTTGCCGAACCTGGTCCAACCGGTGCGGTCGACTCCGGAAACACGGGTGCAGACCGCGCGGCAGTGGTTGCGCAACCACCCTTTGATCCGGGGCCGGCCCGTCTGGATCGTTCCCTGTCGGCTGCTCCGGCGCAAGAACCTCGCGGAGGCCCTGTTGCTCACCCGCTGGCTCCTTCCCGAGGGCTGCCTCCTGACGACCGGCGGACCCAGTTCCGAGGAGGAGATCCCGTACGCCCGGGCGTTGACCGAGGCCGCGCGCCGCCACCAATGGCCCGTGGCGCTGGGTGCCCTGGCCGAGGGCGGCCCGGATTCCCCGGACGTACTGGCGCTGATGCGTGTCAGCGAAGCCGTGCTGCTCACCTCCATCCAGGAAGGTTTTGGCCTGCCGTATCTCGAGGCCGCGGCGGTGGGGCGACCCTTGATTGCCCGTCGGTTGCCGGCAGTCGTGCCCGATCTCCGATCCATGGGTTTCACCTTCCCCCAAATGTACGACGACGTGCGGATCCCCGCCGGGTGCCTGGATTGGGCGGCCGAGCGGCGCCGGCTTCAGCGCGGGTTCGATCGCTGGCGCCGTGGTTTGCCCGGGGCGTTGCGGCGTCACCCGGCGCTCCAACCCTGGTGGGAGCGCGAGCCCGGCCACGTCGCGTTCAGCAGTTTGACCCTGGAAGGGCAACTGGAGGTGTTGCGGCTGCCGGCCGAGGAATCGCGGGCAGCCTGCGCGGCGCTCAATCCGTGGCTGGAAGAATGGCGGCAACGGGCCGGGCGCGGGCAGTTGGTCGTGACACCGTGGCCTGCCACGGCCCAACGGTGGATGAGCCCTGCCGCCTATGCGCGCCGGTTCCTGCGATTGCTGCGGCGTCGTCTGGACCCCCCGCCCGCCGACGCGGCTCGCAAGGTTCAGGAAGCGATGCTGGAGAAAACCCTTGCCGTGGCACTGCGTCACCCGCTTCTCTGGGCTCCGTCGCCATGA
- a CDS encoding PA14 domain-containing protein, with protein sequence MKLLRTLLLCGALVTVQVRGANIAWISFHPADNSPSAGAAGLGFTNAPDEPYTRLLRANGHTVTRVVTFDNATPETVGFLNQYDLVIISRSVPSAHYETATENAAWHGLRVPVMILGGYVLRNNRLGFTTGTTIPDTASYDLRLRVLQPTHPIFNGVNLDANNVTVDPYATIVEWNGVIQRGISVNTDPVAGNGTVLAVVGTEGDPAYGGMIIGEWEKGAVMAGAGNATLAGPRMVFLTGSREASGQSSEIAGIYDLVGIGPQLFLNAVNYMAAKAPPPPPDLAMVSTTVADVTAVEGVLQSFRFLVTNRALANALLGSGSYQWYINDQAVPNATGSEYSFIPSTVQSGLRIYCRATVGDASIYSPTGTVTVVAPVEIAGSLKWEYYPGRTLTDLRTGNHGRPAEIRAIAAFDAPFNYADNYASRVSGLFVPPVTGNYVFFIAADDDADLYLGTNASPASKRLIAQQEGWSGRNNWLTHGGGGSPLAPTQKRSDLWSPDGGMTQPYGMGIPLVAGQKYWIEAIHREGSGGDNLGVYFLTTDSAEYLSGGPADGTPSNLTNGLIRLLTWQPTTLTIVQQPQSVTQWEGLDVTFRVVVNTDSELTPTYQWQRNGVDLPGRTLPTLSFVATMADNGARYRCVVRIPGTALTVTSEEATLTVQQSVFVPGIVRREVWGPNNSSVTRAMVEAGTAGEPNIKEYITAMDVTDWADNYVQRLSTWFVPPTTGRYVFYLSSDDDSDLFLSTDENEANKRLIAQQTSYNGTRAWQSGNNVSQRNSSTYVAPDGSMPGANGYQLTAGQRYYIEVVHHEGTGGDNVAVYYTLLGENPPADGTPSNLRGNVIGLKLPAPTSLVITQQPQSVAVRAWHPAVFTVGVETDAVYPATYQWRRNGQPIANATTTVYSFVASTNDNGAQIDCVVTLSAYGSVTSQPATVTVLTDTVFVPGKLKEEYFPGAGFDAVLYGNVGAPAQVNEWTIFESGTNIADNYTRRVSGFFIPPQTGDYVFFISSDDESRLFISTNSDQPSAKVWVAHQPNWNDARMWVSGSNPSQRRSDQFSPDGGMTFPYSMGIRLEAGRRYYIEAIHREGSGGDNLAVTYKLYNAPDPMDGDAPLLTGAVIGYMAAPAPVEPPVLTVGRQGNNVVISWSPAGGRLESSPVLGPGATWTTETTDNPAVIPITGTAKYFRVVR encoded by the coding sequence ATGAAACTGCTCCGTACCCTCCTCCTGTGCGGCGCCCTGGTGACGGTTCAGGTCCGGGGTGCCAACATTGCCTGGATCAGCTTCCACCCGGCTGATAACTCGCCTTCTGCAGGTGCGGCCGGGCTTGGTTTCACCAATGCACCCGACGAGCCGTACACCCGACTGCTTCGGGCCAACGGCCATACGGTGACCCGTGTGGTCACCTTTGACAATGCCACCCCCGAAACCGTGGGGTTCCTCAATCAGTATGACCTGGTCATCATCAGTCGCTCGGTCCCGAGCGCCCATTACGAAACGGCCACCGAGAATGCCGCCTGGCACGGGCTGCGCGTACCGGTCATGATTCTGGGTGGCTATGTGCTGCGCAACAACCGCCTGGGGTTCACCACCGGCACCACCATTCCCGATACTGCCAGCTATGATCTGAGGCTCAGGGTGCTACAACCCACCCACCCCATCTTCAATGGCGTGAATCTCGATGCCAACAACGTCACCGTGGATCCCTATGCCACCATCGTGGAGTGGAACGGTGTGATCCAGCGCGGAATCTCGGTGAATACCGATCCCGTAGCGGGTAACGGCACGGTCCTTGCCGTGGTGGGCACCGAAGGGGACCCCGCCTACGGTGGCATGATCATTGGCGAGTGGGAGAAAGGTGCGGTCATGGCCGGGGCCGGTAACGCAACCCTGGCCGGTCCGCGCATGGTATTCCTGACGGGCAGCCGTGAAGCCTCGGGCCAGTCGTCTGAAATCGCCGGGATCTATGACCTGGTGGGCATCGGTCCCCAATTGTTCCTGAACGCTGTGAATTACATGGCCGCCAAGGCGCCGCCGCCGCCGCCCGATCTCGCGATGGTCAGCACCACCGTTGCCGATGTCACGGCGGTTGAGGGTGTGTTGCAGTCCTTCCGTTTCCTGGTCACCAACCGGGCGTTGGCCAACGCATTGCTGGGCTCCGGCAGCTATCAATGGTACATCAACGACCAGGCGGTGCCCAACGCCACCGGCAGCGAGTACTCCTTCATTCCCAGCACCGTCCAGAGCGGCCTGAGAATTTACTGCCGTGCCACCGTCGGCGACGCCTCCATCTACAGCCCCACCGGCACGGTGACCGTCGTGGCCCCCGTGGAGATCGCTGGCTCGCTCAAATGGGAATACTATCCGGGTCGGACTCTGACCGACCTGCGCACGGGCAATCACGGACGACCTGCGGAGATCCGCGCCATTGCCGCGTTTGACGCACCTTTTAACTACGCTGACAACTACGCCAGCCGGGTCAGTGGCCTCTTTGTCCCGCCCGTGACGGGTAATTACGTGTTCTTCATCGCGGCCGACGACGATGCGGATTTGTACCTGGGCACCAATGCCAGCCCTGCCAGCAAACGGTTGATTGCCCAACAGGAGGGTTGGTCAGGCCGCAACAACTGGCTGACCCACGGCGGCGGGGGGAGCCCGCTGGCGCCCACGCAGAAACGCTCCGATCTATGGAGTCCGGACGGTGGCATGACCCAGCCGTACGGCATGGGGATTCCGCTGGTGGCGGGCCAAAAGTACTGGATTGAGGCCATCCATCGGGAAGGCAGCGGCGGGGACAACCTCGGGGTGTACTTCCTGACGACCGACAGTGCCGAGTACTTGAGCGGGGGACCTGCCGACGGGACACCTTCGAATCTGACCAACGGGTTGATTCGGTTGCTGACCTGGCAGCCGACGACGCTGACGATTGTGCAGCAGCCGCAATCGGTGACCCAATGGGAGGGGTTGGATGTGACGTTCCGGGTGGTGGTGAACACGGATTCGGAGTTGACGCCCACGTATCAGTGGCAGCGCAACGGGGTGGATTTGCCGGGTCGGACCTTGCCGACGTTGAGTTTTGTGGCGACGATGGCGGACAACGGGGCGAGGTACCGGTGCGTGGTGAGGATTCCGGGCACGGCCCTGACGGTGACCAGTGAGGAAGCCACGCTGACGGTCCAACAGTCGGTGTTTGTGCCGGGCATTGTCCGGCGGGAGGTTTGGGGTCCCAACAACAGCAGCGTGACCCGGGCGATGGTGGAAGCTGGGACTGCCGGGGAACCGAACATCAAGGAGTACATCACGGCGATGGATGTGACGGATTGGGCGGACAACTACGTGCAGCGGTTGAGCACGTGGTTTGTGCCGCCGACGACGGGTCGGTATGTGTTCTATCTTTCGTCGGATGACGACAGCGACCTGTTCCTGAGCACGGACGAGAACGAGGCGAACAAGCGCCTGATTGCGCAGCAGACCTCGTATAACGGGACGCGCGCCTGGCAATCGGGCAATAACGTGTCGCAACGGAACTCGAGCACGTACGTGGCCCCGGATGGGTCCATGCCGGGTGCCAATGGCTATCAATTGACGGCCGGTCAGCGCTACTACATTGAGGTGGTGCATCATGAGGGGACCGGCGGCGACAACGTGGCGGTGTACTACACGTTGTTGGGAGAGAATCCGCCGGCGGATGGTACGCCTTCGAACCTGCGGGGGAACGTGATTGGTTTGAAGCTGCCGGCGCCGACGTCGCTGGTGATTACGCAGCAGCCGCAGAGCGTGGCGGTGCGGGCGTGGCATCCGGCGGTGTTTACCGTGGGTGTGGAGACCGACGCCGTGTATCCGGCCACGTATCAGTGGCGTCGGAACGGTCAACCGATTGCCAACGCCACGACGACGGTCTACTCGTTTGTGGCCTCGACCAACGACAACGGGGCGCAGATTGACTGTGTGGTGACGTTGTCCGCGTACGGGTCGGTGACCAGTCAGCCGGCGACGGTGACGGTGTTGACCGACACGGTGTTTGTGCCGGGCAAGCTGAAGGAGGAGTACTTCCCGGGTGCTGGGTTTGACGCGGTGCTGTACGGGAATGTGGGGGCTCCGGCACAGGTGAATGAATGGACGATCTTTGAGTCGGGCACGAACATTGCGGACAACTACACTCGTCGGGTGAGCGGGTTCTTCATCCCGCCGCAGACGGGCGACTATGTGTTCTTCATCAGTTCGGACGATGAGAGTCGTTTGTTCATCAGCACCAACAGTGACCAGCCGTCGGCCAAGGTGTGGGTTGCGCATCAGCCGAATTGGAACGATGCGCGGATGTGGGTGTCGGGGAGTAACCCGAGCCAGCGGCGTTCGGACCAGTTCAGTCCGGATGGTGGGATGACGTTCCCGTACTCGATGGGGATCCGCCTGGAGGCCGGGAGGCGGTACTACATTGAAGCCATCCACCGCGAGGGCAGCGGCGGGGACAACCTGGCGGTGACGTACAAGTTGTACAACGCTCCGGATCCGATGGATGGGGATGCGCCCTTGTTGACCGGGGCTGTGATTGGGTACATGGCGGCGCCTGCGCCGGTGGAGCCGCCGGTGCTGACGGTGGGTCGGCAGGGGAACAACGTGGTGATCTCGTGGAGTCCGGCGGGAGGTCGGCTGGAGAGCAGTCCGGTTCTGGGTCCGGGTGCCACGTGGACGACGGAGACGACGGACAATCCTGCGGTCATACCGATTACGGGTACGGCGAAGTACTTCCGAGTGGTGCGGTAG